From Pseudomonas sp. FP2335, the proteins below share one genomic window:
- the tssJ gene encoding type VI secretion system lipoprotein TssJ: MSRTLFSLVMLALPLAGCGLAQTVADGTASAAQAIFYKQVKTLHLDFSARAALNTDTADMNALSLPTLVRVYQLRDDTAVARATYEGLLGDDEQLLAGALLDKHTLVVKPEEGAPLSVPLHKDARFVSVAALFRSPDTRANSWRLTLARDELDPERVRVIELGDNRLRLRPLAKD; encoded by the coding sequence ATGTCGCGTACCCTTTTTAGCCTTGTGATGCTGGCGCTGCCCCTCGCCGGGTGTGGCCTGGCCCAGACCGTGGCGGACGGCACGGCGTCCGCCGCCCAGGCGATTTTCTACAAGCAGGTGAAAACCCTGCACCTGGATTTCAGCGCGCGCGCAGCCCTGAATACCGACACCGCCGACATGAATGCGCTGTCGCTGCCGACCCTGGTGCGCGTGTACCAGTTGCGTGACGACACCGCTGTAGCGCGGGCGACCTACGAAGGCTTGCTGGGCGATGACGAGCAACTGCTGGCCGGCGCATTGCTGGACAAACACACCCTGGTGGTGAAACCCGAGGAGGGCGCACCGCTCAGTGTGCCCCTGCACAAGGACGCGCGGTTCGTCAGCGTGGCGGCCTTGTTCCGCAGCCCGGATACCCGCGCCAACAGCTGGCGCCTGACCTTGGCTCGCGATGAACTGGACCCCGAGCGGGTGCGGGTCATCGAGTTGGGAGACAACCGCTTGCGCCTGCGTCCGTTGGCAAAGGACTGA
- the tssE gene encoding type VI secretion system baseplate subunit TssE — protein sequence MGESNPSLYELLLQNFAGELPLHQVSEAHQHTLSVLDNLQRILNSRAGALSHLPDYGLPDMGLILQGLPATAHSLIGIMGDTLLTYEPRLAAIAIELLPQALPGHLEYALELQLKDGQRVSVGTTLAPTGDVTLRALKPGAAPER from the coding sequence ATGGGCGAATCCAACCCGTCGTTGTACGAATTGCTGCTGCAGAACTTTGCCGGTGAGTTGCCGCTGCATCAGGTCAGCGAAGCACACCAGCACACCCTGTCAGTCCTGGACAACCTGCAGCGCATCCTCAACAGTCGCGCCGGTGCCCTCAGCCATTTGCCCGACTACGGCCTGCCGGACATGGGCCTGATCCTGCAAGGCCTGCCCGCCACAGCCCACAGCCTGATCGGGATCATGGGCGACACCTTGCTCACTTATGAACCGCGCCTGGCGGCAATCGCCATCGAGCTGTTGCCCCAGGCGCTGCCCGGGCACCTTGAGTACGCCCTGGAGCTGCAATTGAAGGATGGGCAGCGCGTGAGCGTAGGCACCACCCTGGCACCCACGGGCGACGTCACGCTGCGGGCGTTGAAACCGGGCGCCGCCCCAGAGCGATAA
- a CDS encoding OmpA family protein: protein MSAVFETHIQVGGDPRHLAEFTAVHAEMAKLGHPARPDVDWARVEQGCLALFQSNGVELNSACFYTLARGQRHGLEGIVQGVVLLTALVGEWSRLWPPMVMVRQTLLEWLCEQLQRLVRSLAGVSPSVSVLLQLDVELARLQARLLPLLGGPLLTLESLRQQVGQLSQRLEPQRLPSAMAPAWPAPVVILPPPALPMRKPRRGLWLGAGVLATAMVTGLWLSGADSDKPSLPEPIRLDSLALFDPGSSTLKPGSTKVLINALVGIKAQPGWLIVIAGHTDASGTVEHNLALSHARASAVRDWMQRMGDLADSCFAVQGLAASQPIASNQTEAGRSANRRVDIQLVPQVGACEEPARAQE from the coding sequence ATGAGCGCAGTGTTTGAAACGCATATCCAGGTCGGTGGCGACCCGCGGCACCTGGCCGAATTCACCGCCGTGCACGCCGAGATGGCCAAGCTCGGCCATCCTGCCCGCCCGGATGTGGACTGGGCGAGGGTGGAGCAGGGCTGTCTGGCGCTGTTCCAGAGCAATGGCGTGGAGCTCAACAGTGCGTGTTTCTACACCTTGGCTCGCGGCCAGCGCCACGGGCTGGAGGGCATCGTCCAGGGCGTGGTGCTGCTCACGGCGTTGGTGGGCGAGTGGTCGCGCTTGTGGCCGCCGATGGTGATGGTGCGCCAGACCTTGCTGGAGTGGTTGTGCGAGCAACTGCAACGGTTGGTGCGCAGCCTCGCGGGGGTGTCGCCAAGCGTGAGCGTGCTGCTGCAGTTGGACGTTGAATTGGCGCGTTTGCAGGCACGTCTGCTGCCGCTGCTTGGCGGGCCGTTATTGACGTTGGAGTCGCTACGCCAGCAGGTCGGCCAGTTGAGCCAGCGCTTGGAGCCGCAACGGCTGCCAAGCGCAATGGCCCCGGCGTGGCCAGCCCCCGTGGTGATCCTGCCGCCGCCAGCCCTGCCAATGCGCAAGCCGCGCCGGGGGTTGTGGCTGGGCGCCGGGGTGCTGGCGACGGCCATGGTCACCGGGCTGTGGCTCAGCGGGGCAGACAGTGACAAGCCGTCCCTGCCCGAGCCGATCCGGCTGGACAGCCTGGCGCTGTTCGACCCCGGCAGTTCAACCCTCAAGCCCGGTTCGACCAAAGTCCTGATCAACGCCTTGGTGGGCATCAAGGCCCAGCCGGGCTGGCTGATCGTCATCGCCGGGCACACCGATGCGAGTGGCACCGTCGAGCACAACCTGGCTCTGTCCCACGCCCGCGCCAGCGCCGTGCGCGATTGGATGCAACGCATGGGCGACCTCGCCGACAGCTGCTTTGCCGTGCAGGGGCTGGCCGCCAGCCAACCGATTGCCAGCAACCAAACCGAGGCCGGGCGCAGCGCCAATCGGCGCGTGGACATTCAACTGGTGCCGCAGGTGGGCGCGTGTGAGGAGCCCGCACGGGCGCAGGAATAA
- a CDS encoding helix-turn-helix transcriptional regulator yields MNSHLFPHIGKVIASTGSRHFPRMLHDLILTQLAVDATHISQLRASSDGHTRRTISPVYTDSVATMGEEQPAAQMHLTRHKDDVRYVLSVYRSHQSANFSAQERSMLQDFSTLLLPMVEKHIAAIQPCRLDNDGTAPQNQGLETLRRRIEERLVQSGLTLSKRELEVCVGLLAGRTAPELAEQLALKVNTIESYLKRASIKLGISGRHSLLRWMYSTEQTTDV; encoded by the coding sequence ATGAACTCACACCTGTTCCCACATATAGGCAAGGTCATCGCCAGCACCGGCAGTCGCCATTTCCCACGCATGCTGCATGACCTGATCCTCACCCAACTGGCAGTGGACGCCACCCATATCAGCCAATTGCGAGCGAGCTCCGACGGCCACACCCGTCGCACCATCAGCCCGGTCTACACCGATTCGGTGGCGACCATGGGCGAAGAACAACCGGCCGCGCAAATGCACCTCACCCGTCACAAGGACGACGTGCGCTACGTGCTCTCGGTGTACCGCTCGCACCAGTCGGCCAACTTCTCCGCCCAGGAGCGCAGCATGCTGCAGGACTTTTCCACCCTGCTGCTGCCCATGGTGGAAAAGCACATCGCCGCGATCCAGCCGTGCCGCCTGGACAACGATGGGACGGCGCCGCAAAACCAAGGCCTCGAAACCCTGCGCCGACGCATCGAAGAGCGCCTGGTGCAATCGGGGCTGACCCTGTCCAAACGTGAACTGGAAGTGTGCGTTGGCCTGCTGGCCGGGCGTACCGCACCGGAGTTGGCCGAGCAGTTGGCGTTGAAGGTCAACACGATTGAGAGCTACCTCAAGCGCGCGTCGATCAAGCTGGGGATCAGTGGACGACATTCGTTGTTGCGGTGGATGTACTCAACAGAGCAAACCACGGATGTCTGA
- a CDS encoding methionine gamma-lyase: MNNKHNAFGFSTRAIHHGYDPKDHHGALVPPIYLSATFAFPTAEYGAACFAGEANGHFYTRISNPTLALLEARMATLENGEAAVAFSSGMGAIAATFWTLLRPGDEVLVSQTLYGCTFALLHHGIGEFGIKVRHVDLTDLAAVRAAITPATRMIYCETPANPTLQLVDIAAVAALAHTQPNITVVVDNTYCTPYLQRPLELGADVVVHSATKYLSGHGDITAGIAVSSLALAQRIRLQGLKDLTGAVMSPQDAALLMRGLKTLALRMDRHCANAQAVAEALDAHPAVQWVTYPGLRSFPQYELAQRQMKLSGGMIAFELKGGIDSGRRFMNALKLFTRAVSLGDAESLAQHPASMTHSTYTPEQRAHHGISEGLVRLSVGLEDIADLLADVQQALAKCTRAAPRHTATVEHALK; encoded by the coding sequence ATGAACAATAAACACAATGCATTCGGCTTTTCGACCCGCGCCATCCATCACGGTTATGACCCCAAGGACCACCACGGCGCGCTCGTGCCGCCGATCTATCTGTCCGCCACCTTCGCCTTTCCTACCGCCGAATACGGGGCTGCGTGTTTTGCCGGTGAAGCCAACGGCCACTTCTATACGCGCATTTCCAACCCCACACTGGCGTTGCTCGAAGCGCGCATGGCCACCCTGGAAAACGGCGAGGCCGCCGTGGCGTTCAGTTCCGGCATGGGCGCGATTGCCGCCACGTTCTGGACCCTACTGCGCCCCGGCGATGAAGTGCTCGTCAGCCAGACTCTGTACGGTTGCACCTTTGCGCTGTTGCACCACGGCATCGGCGAATTCGGCATCAAGGTGCGCCATGTCGACCTCACCGATCTCGCCGCCGTGCGCGCCGCAATCACCCCCGCCACGCGCATGATTTATTGCGAAACCCCGGCCAACCCCACCCTGCAACTGGTGGACATCGCCGCCGTGGCCGCCCTCGCCCATACGCAACCGAATATCACCGTGGTGGTCGATAACACCTACTGCACGCCCTATCTGCAAAGGCCGCTGGAACTGGGCGCGGATGTGGTGGTGCATTCGGCCACCAAGTACCTCAGCGGGCACGGCGACATCACCGCCGGTATCGCCGTAAGCAGCCTCGCCCTGGCGCAACGCATCCGCTTGCAAGGGCTCAAGGACCTGACCGGCGCAGTGATGTCACCGCAGGATGCGGCGCTGCTGATGCGCGGCCTCAAGACCCTGGCCCTGCGCATGGACCGTCATTGCGCCAACGCCCAGGCCGTCGCCGAAGCCCTGGACGCCCACCCGGCCGTGCAGTGGGTGACTTACCCAGGGTTGCGATCCTTCCCACAGTACGAGTTGGCGCAGCGCCAGATGAAACTGTCCGGCGGCATGATCGCCTTCGAACTCAAGGGCGGCATCGACAGCGGTCGGCGCTTCATGAATGCACTCAAGCTGTTCACCCGTGCGGTCAGCCTGGGCGACGCCGAATCACTGGCCCAACACCCGGCCAGCATGACCCATTCCACCTACACCCCGGAACAGCGTGCACACCACGGCATCAGCGAAGGTCTGGTGCGTTTATCGGTGGGCCTGGAAGACATCGCCGACCTACTGGCGGATGTGCAGCAGGCCCTGGCCAAATGCACGCGGGCTGCGCCGCGTCATACGGCAACGGTTGAGCATGCGCTGAAATAA
- a CDS encoding Lrp/AsnC family transcriptional regulator, with translation MPVSLDRTDKALLNALQGNARLTVAELAERVSLTTSPCWRRVRNLEESGVISGYQAILSPKALGYGVTAFVSIMMESHTQEIARAFEQRLLAIPEIVACHNVSGRYDFLLEVVAKDLESFGEFAREVLQTLPCVKEIYSSFSYKSVRPLRVIPLPQ, from the coding sequence ATGCCTGTGAGTCTGGATCGCACCGACAAAGCCCTGTTAAACGCGCTGCAAGGTAACGCCCGCCTCACCGTGGCCGAGTTGGCCGAGCGTGTTTCCCTGACCACTTCGCCGTGCTGGCGGCGGGTGCGCAACCTGGAGGAGAGCGGGGTGATCAGCGGCTACCAGGCGATCCTCTCGCCCAAAGCGCTGGGCTATGGGGTGACGGCGTTCGTGAGCATCATGATGGAGAGCCATACCCAGGAAATCGCCCGTGCATTCGAGCAGCGGCTGCTGGCGATCCCGGAGATCGTCGCGTGTCATAACGTCTCGGGGCGCTATGACTTTTTGCTGGAAGTGGTGGCCAAGGACCTTGAGTCGTTTGGCGAATTTGCACGGGAAGTGTTGCAGACGCTGCCGTGTGTCAAAGAGATCTATTCGAGCTTTTCCTACAAGTCGGTGCGGCCGTTGCGGGTGATTCCCTTGCCCCAATAA
- a CDS encoding isopenicillin N synthase family oxygenase, whose product MSQLQSITTLPLLDLSQLDAGPQQRQQFLDELRFAARHIGFFYLTGHGIDAALLAEVQQQARAFFALPEADKLAVGMLNSPHFRGYNRAASEITRGQPDLREQFDVGAEREPLSVAQHPAAWARLQGPNQWPAALPELKPLVLGWQQAMTQMALRLLRAFAQALSLPENAFDALYGDKPNEHIKLIRYPGRHAQQSRQGVGAHKDSGFLSFLLQDQQAGLQVEVEEGRWIDASPRPDTLVVNIGELLELASNGYLRATVHRVVSPPLGSERLSLAFFLGAQLDAVVPVYQLAPELLRDAHGPESDPRNPLLRDVGWNYLKGRLRSHPDVAQRFYTDATLPQALSA is encoded by the coding sequence ATGTCCCAGCTTCAGTCAATCACCACCTTGCCGTTGCTCGACTTGTCGCAGCTCGACGCAGGCCCGCAGCAGCGTCAGCAGTTCCTCGATGAGCTGCGGTTTGCCGCGCGGCATATCGGTTTTTTCTACCTCACCGGCCATGGCATCGACGCGGCGCTGCTGGCCGAGGTGCAGCAGCAGGCGCGGGCATTTTTTGCCTTGCCCGAGGCCGACAAACTCGCCGTCGGCATGCTCAACTCGCCACATTTTCGCGGCTACAACCGTGCCGCCTCGGAGATCACCCGTGGCCAGCCGGACCTGCGCGAACAGTTCGATGTCGGTGCCGAGCGCGAGCCCTTGAGCGTGGCGCAACACCCGGCCGCTTGGGCCCGGCTGCAAGGCCCCAATCAATGGCCGGCGGCGTTGCCTGAGCTCAAACCACTGGTGCTCGGCTGGCAGCAGGCGATGACCCAGATGGCCTTGCGCCTGTTGCGTGCCTTCGCCCAGGCCCTGTCCCTGCCGGAAAACGCCTTTGACGCGCTGTACGGCGACAAACCCAACGAACACATCAAGCTGATCCGCTACCCCGGCCGCCATGCACAGCAAAGTCGCCAAGGCGTCGGCGCGCACAAAGACTCGGGGTTCCTCAGCTTCCTGCTGCAAGACCAGCAAGCCGGCTTGCAGGTGGAAGTGGAAGAGGGCCGTTGGATCGACGCGTCGCCGCGCCCCGACACCCTGGTGGTGAACATCGGCGAATTGCTCGAACTGGCAAGCAACGGCTACCTGCGTGCCACCGTGCACCGGGTGGTCTCGCCGCCGCTGGGCAGCGAGCGTTTGTCCCTGGCGTTTTTCCTCGGCGCGCAACTGGACGCAGTGGTGCCGGTGTACCAGTTGGCGCCCGAACTGCTGCGCGACGCCCATGGCCCCGAAAGCGACCCGCGTAACCCGTTGCTGCGCGACGTCGGTTGGAACTACCTCAAAGGCCGCCTGCGCTCGCACCCCGACGTCGCCCAACGTTTTTATACCGATGCCACGCTGCCCCAAGCACTGTCCGCCTGA
- a CDS encoding MetQ/NlpA family ABC transporter substrate-binding protein: MLKKTALSLAVLLASFSVSAADALRVAADPIPHAQILEYVQKLDPGLNLKIIEIPSGVNSNELLAHGDVDANYFQHLPYLNSQEQALGQKFSVAATVHIEPLGIYSRRHNSFAQVPDKGTVAVPNNVTNLSRALYLLQANGLIKLKPGFNDAAKDQATPKDIAENPKHLKILEIESPQIPRALDDVDLAVINGNFALEAGLEPAKDALGLEAAKGNPYANILVTTPKLAKDPRIEQLAKDLRSPQVAKFITEKYAGSVIPVAAE; the protein is encoded by the coding sequence ATGTTGAAAAAAACCGCGCTTTCCCTGGCAGTGTTGCTCGCTTCATTCAGCGTGTCGGCCGCCGATGCCTTGCGTGTTGCCGCCGACCCGATTCCCCATGCGCAGATCCTCGAATATGTGCAGAAACTCGACCCGGGCCTGAACCTCAAGATCATCGAGATTCCCAGCGGCGTGAACTCCAACGAGCTGCTCGCCCACGGTGATGTGGACGCCAATTACTTCCAGCACTTGCCGTACCTCAATTCCCAGGAGCAGGCGCTCGGCCAGAAATTCAGCGTCGCGGCCACTGTGCATATCGAGCCGTTGGGCATTTATTCGCGGCGTCACAACAGCTTCGCTCAAGTGCCGGACAAGGGCACCGTCGCCGTGCCGAACAACGTCACCAACCTCAGCCGCGCGCTGTACCTGCTGCAAGCCAATGGCCTGATCAAGCTCAAACCGGGTTTCAACGATGCGGCCAAGGACCAGGCCACGCCGAAAGACATCGCCGAGAACCCCAAGCACCTGAAGATCCTGGAGATCGAATCACCGCAAATCCCCCGTGCGCTGGACGATGTGGACCTGGCGGTGATCAACGGCAACTTCGCCCTTGAAGCCGGCCTGGAACCGGCCAAGGACGCGCTGGGCCTGGAAGCGGCCAAGGGCAACCCCTACGCCAACATCCTGGTGACTACGCCGAAACTGGCCAAAGACCCGCGCATCGAGCAGTTGGCCAAGGACTTGCGTTCGCCCCAGGTGGCCAAGTTCATTACCGAGAAATACGCCGGTTCGGTGATCCCGGTGGCGGCCGAATGA
- a CDS encoding methionine ABC transporter ATP-binding protein encodes MIVVDGVSKTYADGQPAALDNVSLQIADGSIFGIVGRSGAGKSTLLRCLNLLERPSAGRILMDGQDLTQLTGKALRAQRQRIGMIFQGFNLLHSRNVADNVAVPLEIGNVPKPERAARVAELLALVGLSDKAQAFPSQLSGGQKQRVGIARALAARPAYLLSDEATSALDPETTASILELLRDINRQLGVTIVLITHELEVVKAICDSAVSLADGRVVESGTLLQLQADPASRLGRSLAPSLQVARAV; translated from the coding sequence ATGATCGTTGTCGACGGCGTCAGCAAAACCTACGCCGACGGCCAGCCGGCGGCGCTGGATAACGTGTCGTTGCAGATTGCCGACGGTTCGATCTTCGGTATCGTCGGGCGCAGCGGCGCGGGCAAGAGCACCTTGCTGCGTTGCCTGAACCTGTTGGAACGGCCGAGCGCCGGGCGCATCCTGATGGATGGCCAAGACCTCACCCAACTCACGGGCAAGGCGCTGCGTGCGCAACGCCAGCGCATCGGCATGATCTTCCAGGGCTTCAACCTGCTGCATTCGCGCAACGTCGCGGATAACGTCGCGGTGCCGCTGGAGATCGGCAATGTGCCCAAGCCCGAGCGCGCGGCGCGGGTCGCCGAGTTGTTGGCGTTGGTGGGTTTGAGCGACAAGGCCCAGGCGTTTCCTTCGCAGCTCTCCGGCGGGCAGAAACAGCGCGTCGGCATTGCCCGTGCATTGGCGGCGCGCCCGGCGTATCTGTTGTCGGACGAGGCCACCAGCGCCCTGGACCCGGAAACCACCGCATCGATCCTTGAGTTGCTGCGTGACATCAATCGGCAACTTGGCGTGACCATCGTGCTCATTACCCATGAGCTGGAGGTGGTCAAGGCGATCTGCGACAGCGCGGTGTCCCTGGCCGATGGCCGCGTCGTGGAAAGCGGCACGCTGCTGCAACTGCAGGCCGACCCCGCGTCGCGCCTTGGTCGTTCGCTGGCGCCGAGCCTGCAAGTGGCGAGGGCGGTATGA
- a CDS encoding methionine ABC transporter permease: protein MKTDWNDILQLLLNATGETLYMVLLAGLFTLLIGLPLGVLLFISRRDGLLPLPRLNRALGAVINLGRSLPFVVMLIALIPLTRLIVGTTLGSTAAVVPITIGAFPFFARIVETALDEVDKGRIEAIVAMGGDIRHVIFKVLLPEALPALVAGVTLTLVMLIGFSSMAGVIGGGGLGDLAIRYGYQRFNNQIMVVTVVVLVLLVQGVQSLGDRCVRSLAHRR from the coding sequence ATGAAGACCGATTGGAATGACATCCTGCAATTGCTGCTCAATGCCACCGGCGAAACCCTGTACATGGTGCTATTGGCCGGGTTGTTTACCTTGTTGATCGGCCTGCCCCTGGGCGTATTGCTGTTTATCAGCCGTCGCGATGGCCTGCTGCCGTTGCCGCGCCTCAATCGTGCGCTGGGCGCGGTGATCAACCTCGGGCGCTCGTTGCCGTTCGTGGTGATGCTGATTGCGTTGATCCCGCTGACACGGCTGATCGTCGGCACGACCTTGGGCAGCACGGCGGCGGTGGTGCCTATCACTATTGGGGCCTTTCCGTTTTTTGCACGCATCGTCGAAACCGCGTTGGACGAAGTGGACAAGGGCCGCATCGAAGCCATCGTGGCCATGGGGGGTGACATCCGCCATGTGATTTTCAAGGTGTTATTGCCCGAAGCCTTGCCGGCGCTGGTGGCCGGCGTGACGTTGACCCTGGTGATGCTGATCGGTTTTTCGTCGATGGCCGGGGTGATCGGCGGCGGCGGGCTGGGGGACTTGGCGATTCGCTACGGTTATCAGCGCTTCAACAACCAGATCATGGTGGTCACGGTGGTTGTGCTGGTGCTGCTGGTGCAGGGCGTGCAAAGCCTGGGGGACCGCTGCGTGCGCTCACTGGCCCATCGTCGCTGA